One segment of Candidatus Thermoplasmatota archaeon DNA contains the following:
- a CDS encoding M42 family metallopeptidase → MSGTKDFLRKLSNAHGVSGHEDSIREIVRKEIEDYTDEIRIDGMGNLIAVKNGKKPSIMMAAHMDEIGLVIKYIDKNGFINFVKFGGWFDQTLLNNRVVIHSPHGNFYGVIGSKPPHLMEEEERKKIIKAENMFIDIGAKDEKEVEELGIRPGTPVTLDRDFRELQGSRVTGKAMDNRAGIVMMVEALKRTKTNAAVYAVGTVQEEVGLKGAKTSAFGLNPDVALVSETAIAGDCPGLKEKDSSLKLGEGPVITVTDASGRGLITVPPVMKWLEDTAKENNIPCQLDVSSGGTTDAATIHLTRAGILCGVISVPTRYMHSGVEVIDVTDLEKSAELMAHALETAGRYFSI, encoded by the coding sequence ATGAGTGGAACAAAAGATTTTCTGAGAAAGTTATCCAATGCACATGGAGTGTCAGGGCATGAAGATAGCATAAGGGAGATAGTGAGGAAAGAAATTGAGGATTATACCGACGAAATCAGGATTGATGGCATGGGCAATTTAATTGCTGTCAAAAATGGAAAGAAGCCGTCTATAATGATGGCTGCCCATATGGACGAGATAGGGCTTGTCATCAAATATATAGATAAAAATGGATTCATAAACTTCGTGAAATTCGGGGGGTGGTTTGACCAGACTTTGCTCAATAATAGGGTGGTAATTCACTCCCCTCACGGCAATTTTTATGGGGTTATAGGCTCAAAACCGCCGCATCTCATGGAAGAAGAGGAAAGAAAAAAAATCATTAAGGCAGAGAACATGTTCATAGACATCGGGGCAAAGGACGAAAAAGAAGTGGAGGAACTGGGCATCCGTCCCGGGACACCGGTAACCCTTGACAGGGATTTTAGAGAACTTCAGGGAAGCAGAGTTACGGGCAAGGCGATGGATAACAGGGCAGGAATTGTCATGATGGTAGAAGCATTGAAAAGGACAAAGACAAATGCTGCAGTTTATGCTGTCGGGACTGTACAGGAAGAAGTCGGATTAAAGGGGGCAAAGACGTCTGCCTTTGGGCTGAATCCCGACGTTGCGTTGGTCAGCGAGACGGCAATAGCCGGGGACTGCCCCGGACTCAAAGAAAAGGATTCTTCACTGAAATTGGGTGAAGGGCCTGTCATAACGGTCACAGATGCATCTGGAAGGGGATTGATAACAGTGCCCCCTGTCATGAAATGGCTTGAGGACACGGCAAAGGAGAATAACATTCCATGTCAGCTAGATGTTTCATCTGGTGGCACAACAGATGCAGCAACCATTCATCTGACCAGGGCGGGCATTCTCTGTGGTGTGATAAGCGTGCCAACCCGGTACATGCATTCTGGAGTGGAAGTTATTGATGTAACGGACTTAGAAAAGAGTGCAGAGTTGATGGCACATGCCTTAGAGACTGCTGGCAGGTACTTCAGCATATGA